ATATACGTGATCTCACTTTATCAATTCGTTATTGAACTATATCAGTGAGtgaggttgtggttgtggttgtggttatgTTTTGGCCTGAGCCTGCCCTTCTCCATGGGGTAAGAACGTCGTCTCTTCACTGCGATCTAaacccgtccgtccgtccgtctgttgtTGGAACTGACTGATTGACTAACGGAACATCGTGCACTCCCATTCAAACAGTGACGAGTCAATCCCTGTGTTGAATTCAAAGTGAAACCATAAAAGTAGCTGGCCTGTAAACGAAAAGGAAAAGCAATGATTCATGGAAAATGACTTTTGTGTCTTGTGTGTAACGGGAATCCACAAAAACAAAATGCAAAGGCATAGAAATTATCAGGTTTAAAGGAAAGATAAATGAAAGCGCATCTAGTGTGTTTTTAAGTAATGTTCAAAACGGAAAAAATATGCTTACATTCAAACTGCTTAATTAAATTCATGTGGTTTGACCACCTCGATCACATATGAACTGTACACTATTTCACAATGATTAGGTTACGTTCAACATTTATCAACTAGGCTACTTcatccaacaacaaaaaaacatgactATTTCATAATGTCTTGCACATAATAACTATATTGATATCATAACAGAAAGCaaaacagaataaaaatataCGTTGATTTTAAATTGTTCGAATGTTTTAACAAACAGTTTTCTTGAACTTTCTGACAGGCATGGTAAATCTCCTGACACTCCCTTCAGGCCTTCGCTCATTGGTCATCTCAGATAACAGTCCGGGTAAAGACACGCCCACTGGAGCATCAGGCCTCTTTATATGCAGCCCAGAGTCCTGGTTACGATCACGCCGCCAAGGGCAACCTCAGACTTCAGCTGCTAAAACTACACTGCGCCCCTTTACAGTGTCGCTGCGCTTCACCGTGGAACACATTTATTCAGAGTGTTGGATCAAAACGTGCGCACTACAAATATTAGTAAACAGAAGACAGCTGAAGTGATCTCCGCCTAATCTCTTGGGATTttggcagaacagaacagaagagtcACCATGGAGTTGCCGGATATTCCTTTCCCTATAACCTCTCCAGATGACTTCTACGACGACCCTTGCTTCAACACCAGCGACATGCATTTCTTTGAGGACCTGGACCCGAGACTCGTTCATGTGGGTCTCCTCAAGCCGGACGACCACCAACACAAAGAGGACGAGCACATCCGGGCACCGAGCGGGCACCACCAGGCGGGCAGGTGCCTCCTGTGGGCCTGCAAAGCCTGCAAGAGGAAGACCACCAATGCTGATCGTAGGAAAGCGGCTACCATGCGGGAAAGAAGGCGACTGAGCAAGGTGAACGATGCCTTCGAGACACTGAAGAGATGTACGTCTACTAACCCAAACCAGAGGCTGCCCAAAGTGGATATCCTGCGGAATGCCATCAGCTATATTGAGTCTCTCCAAGGCCTGCTTCGTGGGGCCGGACAGGAGGGCAACTATTACCCGGTGATGGATCACTATAGCGGGGACTCGGATGCGTCCAGTCCCCGCTCCAACTGCTCAGACGGAATGGTGAGAAACTGAACTGTCAAGAATTACGCAAGAATTACGCATGAATATTTTTGATCATATACGAGTGTTTGGTTGACACAAACATTAGCTGTTTTCAGTTTACTTATCGATATCATTGCTCTCTTTTAGATGGATTTCAATGGTCAGTCTTGTCCACCAAGACGGAGAAACAAGTATGATAGCACCTACTTCAACGAAGCACCAAATGGTAAGTGTTATTTCCAAGTAATCAACACTCATAAACAGCTTCAGAGCTACAGGTGACGATGACCAATTTGTCATAATTCCGGAGTCTGAAATggaacacaactacacacacggTCAATGTTGAGTATATTTGACCCAGTATATAAAACTCTTTAATTATTAATAAACAACGTTTTCGTTTTGCTATGATGTGGTCACTTTATTTGACTTCATTTGTTTAGATTTTATTGTCGTAATTTTCAAAACTAATAGTAAAACCTGCTACTTGTAATAAAAACGTCAAATTAATTCTCATATTTTATTTCCAGATTCCAGACACAAGAAGAACTCTGTTATTTCCAGTTTGGACTGCCTGTCAAACATCGTGGAGCGAATCACTACGGATACCTCTGCCTGTCCCGCTGTTCAGGACGGTTCCGAGGGTAGCAGCCCCTGTTCTCCCGGGGATGGTTCCATAGCGAGTGAGAACGGAGCCCCCATCCCGTCCCCGATCAACTGCGTCCCCGCCTTACATGACCCAAACACCATCTACCAGGTGTTGTGAAGTCGGGTCGGTGGACTGCATACAGTAATTGTACATTCGTCAAAACACAACTTATTCCTTATGGGGAGAGAACATGCCAAAGACTTGCCTAAGGTCGCTACAAGGCTACACACCAAAGAAGATCCGATACCGGCTTTGAAAGACATTAAAAAATGACGGTGTCCAATTTCTTAAAGAACCCTTGGTCTACAttggataatgtgtgtgtgtgtgtgtgtgtgtgtgtgtgtgtgtgtgaatgtatgtgtgtgaatgtatTTATATTGTAGTAAGCCTATGCTATTCTAAGATAGTACAAGTCTGAATTCATATAAACGGATACCATTCTATTTGTGATCGACAAAATTGAATTCAATGGATTATCTGTAATATGAACATTTCCAGTTGGCAAGGCGGAAACGCCGGAGATAAATGAATCCGGAAAGTGAGGACCATTTTCTATATGTGTAAATAAGAGCTGCTTTGCAAAataaagaagaagaaagaaaaaacCGAACAACACACAGGAAGTGTTTGTAATCATATTTAATGTTGCTCTTGGATTGTTTGTGTTAGATTTTTAACTTTATATTTATAATATCAAGAACGGAGTGAATTACATTTTaataaatgtatatttatatatagatTGCATTTTCTATCATTATTTTTTCATGAACTCATTTTCGAAATTACATACCACTGTGCATGTGATGTTAGGCGTACTATTTATAAAATGATTGATTCAGCCTCGTCATTAAACGCTCCATCCTTCTGATACCGAAATAACGGTATTTGAACACCACATTATCAGTAATATTGTTCACGAAAAAACAACGCATTGATCAGCAACAGGTAGCCTGGCagttaaccctcctgttgtgttccggTCGAATTGGACCGATACACAAGTTTTCTCTCTGTCAAATGTAGTTCAtttcatctgattgtcataaggttccaggactttgtccacacagggcatctgaacacacaaaatacatgtggatgattttCAGAAcgttttgggtgttttatttaacttttgtacacctgcggtgttcccggtcaaaaatgaccattagaaatgaatgggagagactacaattagtgtataaaactgagttcaggcacatgtccattcatcagatggacacacttcctctcccagacccccacatgcatgagTGTTtgagcacgcacacgcacacgcacgcacacacacacacacacacacacctcactccccttcttggcttccatggcaacccccacgggaacctttccccaatataaTCTTTCCTCCacggaaccacacctgttggcattctcacaaacaatcgcaacattgtttcaataatatatagaacttttctcgcagctctggtatacagtatataaacttttttttaggccttgctcacaattcatgcTGTGGCAGCACAATTACCAAACGCTATACTGTAtttgaggctcttgatcatatctttgatcatggcACTGGCACATGGCACTTTGACACATattagtctgtgataaatagcacaatatatttcatctgagtatttgttatagtcaaaataatccatacattatgcttGTTTTACTCACAAACGAGTGTAttagctcaggtcaatgaggcctacaggccataaatagcaaatagaagtccAAAACGTGTAATGTTCACAATAACTTAAattgataaaaagatctaacacaatattaggtgataatatatctattattatggatttataatcagctataatggggcggtcattttggaccggaaacacagaattaattaacatgaaacgaacacaacaggagggttaagagcgttgggccagtaactgaaatacAGCTGGTTCAAACTCCGACATTCAAACTCCGAAATGAGCTTCTGCTAAATTATTTAAATGTAACATTAAACGAAAGCTATCACATTTTGGGGGATTTTGAGAAGTTGCAtagattcaattttttttttagatttgatTTTTTATTGAATACATGATGACATTTAGCTAACGTGTATTTTCTATCGAATAAgcctacttaaaaaaaaacattagtaTTTTTACAATTTCCGGGGTAATTTAATCTAGGTTTATGATTTTACAGATAGCCTACAGTGAGTGATCTTACAAATTATCATAGAGAAATTATCAATAGGCTACATATTTATATCTGGATATCTGGATtctagaaaaaatatatattatttgaaattattttaaaTCATGGAAGACTTGTAAACCCACCTGAGTTAGGCTACTGTCGCCTCACAAGAGTAGGCCCACCCAAACTATATTGCGTGATGTTAAAGTAAATAAGATGTGTTTTATTGTGCTGAGAAAACAGTTAACACacaacagcaacacacacacaggaagcgtCACTCttttttatttacaaaaaaaatacgaTGAGAACCTAACAGTCCGCTGTGAGAGGACAGGACATGAGAACCTAGCAGTCCGCTGTGAGAGGACAGGACATGAGAACCTAGCAGTCCGCTGTGAGAGGACAGGACATGAGAACCTAACAGTCCGGTGTGAGAGGACAGGACATGAGAACCTAACAGTCCGCTGTGAGAGGACAGGACATGAGAACCTAGCAGTCCGCTGTGAGAGGACAGGACTAACAACAGTCCGGTGTGAGAGGACAGGACATGAGAACCTAGCAGTCCGCTGTGAGAGGACAGGACATGAGAACCTAACAACAGTCCGCTGTGAGAGGACAGGACATGAGAACCTAGCAGTCCGCTGTGAGAGGACAGGACATGAGAACCTAACAACAGTCCGCTGTGAGAGGACAGGACATGAGAAGAATGCGACTGTGACAACATAATTCACATAACACGAAAGCAGACAGTAGGACATCCAGTGCATCTTGTCGGTTCCATGACGTGGGTCTAGCCGGTCTCTGGATGGCTGTTGcgggcagaggcagaggcagttGTCCCTGCCGGTACAGAAGTGGGCAGCATGGCGGACGCACGCCGGTGCCGAGGCCTCTTGAGGTCGGCGCAGTTTACTTTCTGCGGCGGGCTGCTGCTCCCTTCTTGCTGCTGCAATGCGTCAACAGTGCAAACACACGTCAGGGGTCCTGTTCTGTTATGTAGGTAATGCCCTCTAGTGTCAAGCATTGGCTTTAAACAGCAGCCAATGACATAGTCCCATTGGTGAACCATAGTTATAATGTATGATTTATTTACATGTTTAGGATAACATACCACGTGTAAATTACAATATCCAAAATAGTAGGTGAGCCCAACATTAATTCTGAGGTCAGGAGGCACTATTTTTTACAACGTTATTACTCCCGTGAGAGTAAATCGTTTTTGAAAAGAAGCCTATCATACAAGGGGGGAAAAAAGTtgtgtttgatttgattatttgttCAAAATGTTGGACT
This sequence is a window from Oncorhynchus clarkii lewisi isolate Uvic-CL-2024 chromosome 26, UVic_Ocla_1.0, whole genome shotgun sequence. Protein-coding genes within it:
- the LOC139384992 gene encoding myoblast determination protein 1 homolog 1-like, whose protein sequence is MELPDIPFPITSPDDFYDDPCFNTSDMHFFEDLDPRLVHVGLLKPDDHQHKEDEHIRAPSGHHQAGRCLLWACKACKRKTTNADRRKAATMRERRRLSKVNDAFETLKRCTSTNPNQRLPKVDILRNAISYIESLQGLLRGAGQEGNYYPVMDHYSGDSDASSPRSNCSDGMMDFNGQSCPPRRRNKYDSTYFNEAPNDSRHKKNSVISSLDCLSNIVERITTDTSACPAVQDGSEGSSPCSPGDGSIASENGAPIPSPINCVPALHDPNTIYQVL